The following are from one region of the Biomphalaria glabrata chromosome 4, xgBioGlab47.1, whole genome shotgun sequence genome:
- the LOC106072874 gene encoding uncharacterized protein LOC106072874, whose protein sequence is MSSCESVGMSTCNAPESSDSQKVKVGTWIGTAGGAFIALLIVAWLLRTFLNRRIRERFLNRFCQRKTQPARQRPPIHPSVSSRRSSAGRITNQKHIYYTSSLPPSYDEIMRKPSQYYIPSSPDGNINCPTQFYHPKSPNGNSCFSEMLPFWIPCSGFLPYRIHKYRGSISTLSISLPPIEEDVESSAPSTPTLGNSDHFTVANETGIGHHNSSLVEPTSFQVSQIEPEAALLLSTTNTPCLKTDSTCLQNNTTFLQDNTTCLQNNTTCLQDNTTCLQDNTTCLQNNTTCLQDNTTCLQDNTTFLQDNTTCLQDNTTCLQNNTTCLQDNTTFLQDNTTFLQDNTTCLQNNTTFLQDNTTCLQNNTTFLQANSTCLHDNTTCFQANTTFLQATSCNHKLNSSDANNNNVMNVKDTYSDDNIIKMSSADKIEMNR, encoded by the exons ATGTCTTCATGTGAGAGTGTAg GTATGTCCACATGCAATGCACCAGAGAGCAG TGACTCTCAAAAAGTAAAAGTGGGGACATGGATTGGTACTGCTGGGGGAGCTTTCATAGCATTACTTATAGTGGCATGGCTTTTGAGAACCTTCCTGAACCGAAGAATACGAGAGAGATTTCTTAACAGATTTTGTCAGAGGAAGACGCAGCCTGCAAGACAACGTCCACCTATTCATCCTTCAGTATCTTCTAGGCGAAGCTCAGCAG GTCGGATAACAAACCAGAAACATATTTACTACACATCCTCATTGCCACCATCATATGACGAAATCATGAGGAAGCCATCACAGTATTATATTCCGTCATCACCAGATGGCAACATAAATTGCCCGACACAGTTTTATCATCCAAAGTCGCCAAATGGAAATTCCTGCTTCTCAGAAATGCTTCCGTTTTGGATTCCATGTAGCGGTTTTTTACCATACAG AATTCACAAATATCGAGGTTCAATATCAACGTTGAGTATTAGCCTTCCGCCAATTGAGGAAGATGTTGAGTCTTCGGCACCCTCGACTCCAACCTTGGGCAACTCAGATCATTTTACAGTCGCAAACGAGACAGGGATAGGCCATCATAACTCCTCGCTGGTAGAACCCACATCCTTTCAGGTTTCACAAATAGAACCCGAAGCAGCCTTGTTGTTATCAACAACTAATACTCCATGCCTCAAAACTGATAGCACATGTCTCCAAAATAATACCACATTCCTCCAAGATAATACCACATGTCTCCAAAATAATACCACATGCCTCCAAGATAATACCACATGCCTCCAAGATAATACCACATGCCTCCAAAATAATACCACATGCCTCCAAGATAATACCACATGCCTCCAAGATAATACCACATTCCTCCAAGATAATACCACATGCCTCCAAGATAATACCACATGTCTCCAAAATAATACCACATGCCTCCAAGATAATACCACATTCCTCCAAGATAATACCACATTCCTCCAAGATAATACCACATGTCTCCAAAATAATACCACATTCCTCCAAGATAATACCACATGTCTCCAAAATAATACCACATTCCTCCAAGCTAATTCCACATGCCTCCACGATAATACTACATGCTTCCAAGCTAATACCACATTCCTCCAAGCAACATCCTGCAACCACAAACTAAACAGCAGCGAtgccaacaacaacaacgtcatGAATGTCAAGGACACATACTCAGATGACAATATTATCAAGATGTCTTCTGCTGATAAGATCGAAATGAATAGATGA